The DNA segment ttcttccggattaacagaattccttactcaggatttctggttcgcagaataataaacagagtcatattttcctcgattcagggattaaaattggtgacttgggacgccttaaaattcccaagtggcgactctgaaacaaacaaacaaatcccgtttcgactgtcctttaattgggaaaaactccctacgcaccctcgcgggggcggaaaaaggaggtgtgacatgttaCACcacatattttcgtacatgaagtATGCCATATGTGAATTGATGAAAGATCGGGAATGGAATGTTACATCCTGCATTTTTGGACTTTAAAGTTCcgtcataagttaatcgacgcaagctcgggaatgagattattttaaggTTACAAATATTATGCTAtgtcaaacaagtgataagtaaattcatgaaggtgagagggtaaacaaattgaagaaaatgagtttcatcgaaatttgaaaatttgggataaaatacggtccaagctataataccatatatttatggactagttccatacaaggtaccacatgaccatattagtaagatgtataaggtatgttaaaagtgagtagtattataagtaatttgaaataattcttaattatgttggtaattggttaattattgaattAGTGGAAGATTAATAAGTTAATTAGGGAAAGGGATGAATTTTTGGATAAATGTAACACCCCAAAGTGGCAGCCCAAAGAGGCATTAATAAGGACTCTTAATTCTCAATTCAAGATGTCATTTTAAGTAGGATATATGTGGCTCAAAACCTCAAACTGAATATCCACGTATCATTGTTGCTTCTTTGTCTATTCTTGGGGAATTTTCCAAATTCTAACGAGAAATATCAACTAAGTTACAACTTTGGTCTTTCAAGAAAGGGGGTTCATCTTCATTCGGTTCAATTTCAAGCTCTTTTTTAGCATCCCGATAATCTCCTTCGCTTCTTTATCAAACATCGGATGTTCCTTCATGCAAAACACCTGCAGCAATTTCGTCTCCAAAGGATAAATTTGAGACTACCATACGAAGCGACGCCGCGTAATAGCAACCGAattttgcaattctaagggagtacggtacaatttttctcaagaatattatacggatttttccctacatCGATCCGTCATTACGTGTTGTCGCAATTGATGTGTTTTAGAGGAATTGTCAAGCGAATCGGTTcatgtatgttaaggttatcccttctttcttttggcatgatctatacgacacaaacgaaacgaacaaatgcacaatttccatacataactctattcatagaaatattagaaatgcttatgttcttgattccccatgtgtcatattattctatcatctattcatgggtctcagaaaatacgtaacttgataaagtttatttcttgatattaatcaaaggcataatggtcttgtGACACTCtcaaagattttattgacgtacttctcatgcattgtattcatttacattgactcatgaccagatggcgttatataagcgtatatatatatatatatatatgtatatctatatatatatatatgtgtatatatatatatatatatatatatatatatatatatatatatatatatatatatatatatataagggatatgagaaaagattatggtgttatatacgcaccatcacctgatcaactggtatacgttgatgattttcccacagtggccgaaatgatatgatgggatgccctcagaggcttgatgatgttatgaacacatatacatatgcatggtatgacatttatacacatatgcatgacattataaatatgaaatgattcacagagctatgcagacacatgtcgagtcttttattCCATATTTCTCTCatatctattatttactgatttttattccttacataTTTGGTACATTATttgcactaacatccctttttcCTGAGGACGCTACGTTTCATGCTCGCAAATCTCGACAGACAGGTCGAGAGCTCTCCaggtaggctatcagcttagtggaagatgttggtgcgctccatttacttCGGAGTTGCTAGTTTGGTTAGTattatttagacgtgtattgtttggtatgggggACTCTGATAGGTTTTAAATATCCTTgctttatattttgatgatctaacaaacttactattaagaaccagataaggaacctgacacacttAGACTATACTGCTAGcttaacggattccagctaaatgtgaactgctacaacttcaggagctaggaaaccaaacaaggacctgatacccttgtggttccctcgtaggagtacaaagtcaattggacacaactggaaatgaagtgaccgcctgcactgtttctgccgcactgcactaTTTCCAGTGCCCTCTCATTCCTTaaccaactaaagtgcttacatcatttcaagtgatgtgatcaaggtgtaccaacaatgagtttatattaaaacatcacttgaatgtttcagtttctcattcaagttttttgaaaaaatagagaaatcaattctcacgagcttgaagaacaaagttgaacgctactacggaccagttcctaaagtcagtattttgttgtccttagttgagttgtaactttgttattgtacttattatatttcctaaattgcttagctagaagtGTTGATTAGGAATCTTCTTATAAAATCCGTAAACTCTTTGAGTTTATATCGTCTAGGTatagtcataagcaaaagcctttgtaactatagagtgacaaagtggcttgtggtgagagcatcataAGTTAGtgaaagtctttgtaactagggagtcacaaagtggcttatggaaagagtaccacaagttagttgagttgaattttTTGTAATTGAGTCATTaaaaagtggcttgtaataggtttttacaagttagtgaagttaaaagtgTACAGGTGTAGGTCGTAGTTTTTGGTCCCCtggtgtgggatttttccacgtaaaaatcccttgtcttatttacttacagtttattagcattctcagcagaatctcgaagaggaccaggtactctactatttggtggactcatacaaactaacaattggtatcagagcaggttcctcctatcaggctaacacctaggaaggatccttatgactgctccaccaaattttgaagaaggtcaatctacataccggccacccaggttcaatggacaatactatgggtagtggaaaacaagaatgcatgattttatcatggctgaggattcAGAGTTATGGGATATCATATTTGATGGTCCATATGTTCTAACAAAGGTACTGGAAGATCTCCCATTTTCAATGACAAAAACAGTAAAGAATACACTGACACAGATAGGAAAGCTATGGAGAAGAATTTTTGTGCCAAGAAGATTCTGGTGTGTGGAATAGGACCTGAAGAATATAATAGAATTTTCGCTTTGCAACACTGCTAAGAAGATATGGAAAGCTTTGCAAATAGCTCATGAGGGAATTACCTAAGTAAAACAATCTAAGATCGATATGCTCACAaccgagtatgaactcttcaggatgaaggatgatgaatctACTCAAGATATGtacacaagattcacttccatcataaatgagttacactcacttggcGAAACCATTCCTAGAAACAAGTTAGTGAGGAAAATCCGCAGTATTCTGTCTAGCCCATGGGAAAGaaaggtgaatgctattactgaatcaATAGACTTGCAGGAGCTGACCACAAAAGAGCTtattggaaatctgaagacctacgagatgaagaggaagatagatagtgaaagaagagaaccaaagaaggaaaagaacctggtactcaaagttGATAataatgactcaagtgaggaagacaatgacatggcttacttaaccaaaagatttcagaagatggtcagaatAAATGGAGAAATGCTAAAAAGGGGCAGCTCTAACAAACCAAAAAACTATGATCTTTGTCATAAGTGTGGGAAGCCGGGACACTTCATGAAATATTAtcctctcttgaagcaagaattctccaagaacaACCATGAGAAAACAACcaagaggaacctggttcctttcAAAGACTTTAAGAGAAAAAGATTTGCTGACAATATGGTGAAACAGGCTCTTGCAGCATGGGAGGATTCCTCTAGTGAATCTGAAGATGAACGTGATGTTGGTGATAGTTCCATGACGACAGCTGAAGGTAAGGAAACTGGatatgactcaacttttgctttgCTGGCCTAATTAGATGATGATGAAGGTGATGGCAAcaaagaggtaaatttcagggatgttcagagaaatctgaaatcctattctccaaaaaaAACTCATATCTTTAGCTCATGTATtaattgatgcctatcatagtctAGTAGAGGATAGAGATTCTTTGACTTTAGAACTAGGAGAATCTAAACAAACTAGAGACGACTTAGTGGTTGTAGTTATTGACCATAAGGAAACCATTAAaaacttcagaaaagaaaaaaatgatctTTTGGCAGTAATTACAGACCTAAGGGAAACAATAATGAGACCACGgactaagtcaaaacctgaaaATTCTGGAAAGGGAAAGGAGATAGCCAGTaaggaacacattaggcttgaaaatgaggtAATAGCTGTGAGAACTAGGATGTgtgttgaaattgaaaaaaacaaGCACCTCCAaaatgatctggaaagagtaaagaatgatcttgaaaagtcctTAAAGTGAACCTGGTCCTCAAAAGCTATCACTGCCATGCACACTAATAATGGTGGAAACAGGTAGGGaatagggttccaaagggagaaaacttcttaaaaccctcACAGTAAGTACGTCACTGTTTCTGATAACTGGCCTTGTACCCaatgtgggaacaatgggcactttAAAGAAAATTGCCATGCCATAGATCAatctgttcagaaaaacaaagtgttcgCTGAAAAGGTGactacaaaagagggaccaggttccactcacaaaaaaTGCACATTACCTGCATagactaagagagctcttattcatcctcttgcgtactacaagggacccaaacttgcttgggttcctaaaactaactcttaatctccttgtgcagggaacagtgaaagaATGCGGTCACCAATGGTTCATAGATAGTGggtgttcaaagcacatgactagGAACACCAAGGACTTTCTTttactaaaagccctgcaaggagaGAGTGTATCATTTGGCAATGgaaaaaaggggtacattcttggagctagaaaagttgggaagtcactcactcattctattgaaaatgtgtactatatCATTGGCCTTAAGTAAatctcttgagtgtctctcaaatctgtgataaaggaaacaaggtggaattcttgtccaaaatatgtacagtcaccaatctggtaactggtgaagtggtacttgtggccaaaagataGAAGAACATCTATGTTACTGAATTCgagtccttacaaagtggtgatctgagttatctgaaagctgttgatgatgatgctgaactattGCACAAAAGACTGGGCCACACAAGTTTTTCTCATCTAAaaaaactaattcagaaggacctagTCCATGGTCTGCCCATGTCAAAATTCAAGGTGCAAAAGTTCTGTGATGCatgtgctagaggaaaacataTGAAGTCCTCTTTTATGTCtaaaagagatgtgagcacctcaaagccactagagcttctgcatatggatctatgtggccctatgagagtgcaaagaaaaggaggaaaaagatacatttttgtgatagtgTATGACAACTCAAGATTCACATGGACTTTGTTTCTCAGAACTAAAGATGAAACTGTTGAGGTGTTTGTGGCTTTTCTGAAGAAAATCctggtgaagatggagtctagagtcgcatgcattagatcagatcatgggacagaatttgacaacgtcaaatttgatgagttctacaatgaaaatggcatcactcacaacttctcagctcccaaaactccccagcaaaatggattagtagaaaggaagaacagaactctagaagagatggcaagaacaatgctaatCGACAGTGAAATTGCAAAAAAACTTCTGGGTTGAAGCTGTCAACACTGTCTGCTACTTGGTGAATAGGTACATGATCAGATCACTTCTGAACAAAACCCTCTTtgaattgttgaatggaaggaaacccaagctgactcacctaagaacatttgggtacaaatgctatgttctcaacaatggaaaggatcagcttggtaaattcGATGCCAAGAGTGACAGAGGAATATTTctgggctactcttctcaaagcaaggcttacaagatatataataagcggactcaatgtgttgaggaaagtgttcatgttatttttgatgagtcGTATCCATCCTGTGAGAAGACTGCTGAATAAGATCTAGATGCAGAACCCTTACTAGTCCCTGGTGAAGTCATTGATATGACAAACAAAAAGGCAGATACGATGAGTCAAGTAAAAGAGTTGAGTGAAGACAATATTGCCTCTTCTCCAATGGAACCAAGTACTTCAATTACAACCATTGAAGCTAAAAAAGGGTGGTTGATGTAGTTTAGGGAACTCCACTAGTACCTGAGAGAATAACGCTGGAAAACCAGCCAAACGTACCCATATCCTCTCAAAATGAACCTCAGATGTCTAACTGGAGACACCAAAGCTCTCATCCAATGGACAACATCATTACTCCTCTACATTCCGGAGTACAAACCAGGTCAAGAGCcaaaaattcacttgccttctcagctttTCTCTCCCAGATAGAACCCAAGAATATTAAGGAAGCCTTGAAAGATACAGACTGGATTACAACCATGCAAGACGAGTTACATTAGTTTGAAAGGAACAATGTTTGGCACTTGGTATCCAGAACCTtagatcgaaccattataggaaccaggtggatATTCAAAAtcaagcttgatgaacatggaattaccacaaggaacaaggctagactagtggttcaaggctacaatcaggaggaagggattgactatgatgaaacgtttGCTACGGtcgctcgcatggaagctattagaattctaatcgcttttgcatctcatatggaattcaccttgttccaaattgatgtcaaaagtgcattttttaatggacttcttaaggaagaagtctatgtgaagcaacctccggggtttgaatgtcatgaacacctTGAATATGTTTTAAAACTGGACAAAGCATTGTACGGGCtgaagcaggctcctcgagcttggtatgaaaggctatcaaagttcctcttagaaaatggctttaaaagagggaaaattgacaacaccctATTTCTAAATAAATGGgaaaggaacctgctcattgttcaggtctatgttgatgatatcatttttggggcaacaGCTGATTCTCTGTGTgaggaatttgcaaaactcatgggaagtgagtttgaaatgagtatgatgggggaactaaacttcttcttgggtcttcaagtaaaataGTCCCTAAAGGGTACATTCATTTTTCACcaaaaatacatcagggagctcttgaagaggtttgacatgaagcatcaaaagtgatagacactcccattgctacGGCCACTCGATTGTACATAGATGAAGCAGGGTCTCCTGTaaatcaaaccatgtatagaggcattattgggtctcttaTCTATCTTACTACCAGTAGACCTAATATTATCTTCAGTGTGgggctatgtgcaaggtttcaatcaaatcccaaggaatcgcATTTGAAGGCAGCCAAAAGAATTCTGAGATATCTTAaaggaacacaggacctggtCCTTTCTTATCCCACAAGTGACAGTTTTAACCTCATtggatatgttgatgctgactatgcagggTATCTTGTAGATATGAAGAGCACTTCTGGAATGGCTTATTTCCTAGGTTCATGTCTCatctcttggggcacaaggaagcaaaactcagtggctctttcaacaggTGAGGCAGAATATGTAGCTGCAACATCCTGTTGTGCACAACTTTTGTGGATCAAGCAGCAACTGGAGGACTGTGGGGTACTCACTGAGAGCGTGCCCCTTCTATGTGATAACacaagtgcactcaacatggtcaagaatccagttcaacacaaaaggaccAAGAATATTGATGTAAGGCATCACTTTCTGAGGGACAATATGGAGAAAGGATTGATATGCATGAAGTTCTGtagcacagaagatcaaattgtAGACGTCTTTACTAACGCATTAAGTAGGGAACATTCTGAAAGAAACAGAGTGAAGTTGGAGCTTTTAAAgcccaattgagaacctgattccccATTATT comes from the Nicotiana sylvestris chromosome 4, ASM39365v2, whole genome shotgun sequence genome and includes:
- the LOC138890456 gene encoding secreted RxLR effector protein 161-like; translated protein: MYRGIIGSLIYLTTSRPNIIFSVGLCARFQSNPKESHLKAAKRILRYLKGTQDLVLSYPTSDSFNLIGYVDADYAGYLVDMKSTSGMAYFLGSCLISWGTRKQNSVALSTGEAEYVAATSCCAQLLWIKQQLEDCGVLTESVPLLCDNTSALNMVKNPVQHKRTKNIDVRHHFLRDNMEKGLICMKFCSTEDQIVDVFTNALSREHSERNRVKLELLKPN